CCTCACGAACTCATCAACCTCGTTGAGTTTGAGGTAAGCCGTGACATGAGTGTAGTCCCCTTTGATAAGACACCGAGCCATATGCCACCCGTCGCATTCGACTCTCCCCCTAACAATCGCGCTGACCTTTTTATCAACCGGAACCCCGAGCTTCCTGCTTATCTCCTCGGGCTTTCCCTCCAGAATAGGCCTCTTGTTGAAGAGCAGAACCCTGTCGCTCAGCTTCTCCGCCTCCTGAAGGTCGTGGGTGGTGAGGATAACCGTTGTCCCAAAGTCACGGACGAGGGCCATTATTGCGTCATGTATCTCGCTCTTGGTTATCACATCGAGAAAAACCGTCGGCTCGTCGAGTATGAGGTATCTGGGCTGTACCACCAGGGCGGAGGCGATGTAAACCTTCTGCTTCATTCCGGCCGAGAGCTTCTGGTACCACTCGTCCCTCTTCTCCCACAGGTTCAGCAGCTTGAGCGCGTACTCTATGCGCTCCCCTATCTCACCCTCCGGGACCTTCCACA
The DNA window shown above is from Thermococcus celericrescens and carries:
- a CDS encoding ABC transporter ATP-binding protein codes for the protein MIEAEHLTKYYPPPFRGFFDLGSLRDFLGKPREEIPALIDLSFRVREGEIFGLLGPNGAGKTTLCKIANGLLEPSSGKLLIDGHDSFEEHGKVAGKMFTVFTGERDMWGIFQWRLSVQRNLQFIARLWKVPEGEIGERIEYALKLLNLWEKRDEWYQKLSAGMKQKVYIASALVVQPRYLILDEPTVFLDVITKSEIHDAIMALVRDFGTTVILTTHDLQEAEKLSDRVLLFNKRPILEGKPEEISRKLGVPVDKKVSAIVRGRVECDGWHMARCLIKGDYTHVTAYLKLNEVDEFVRFLSSRGALQIGVEELSLEDVFLLIFGHFDGVEKF